Part of the Antedon mediterranea chromosome 6, ecAntMedi1.1, whole genome shotgun sequence genome, ATAGATAAATCCAGAATATTTACAGTGACgacaaaatttgttttattgctTGGTTTCCTCACATTCCTCGTTCATCTTTTCAAGAAGATAAAACCAAAGTTGATGCCAGTACCCGACATAAAATCTAGTATGTGTGcttaatttttttctcataTAATAATTTTTCCATATTATTGACAATAGTAAACTGAGTGTAACTCTAATTTGATTCCAATCACGCATAATACGCACAATACGCACTACATCATCTCCTTTGCAACAAATCATTTCGCTTATATAAtctattgtgattttatcaTAATGATAACCCAATAATGATATTGATTCTAAACAAATCAAATATGCCTTTTTCAAATTAGTTTAGGACCCCAGTGAGCTAGAGATAAAGATTGTCAACCATTGTCAGTGTGCTCCCATCACACAAACACTATCTGACATTGCCTACCATTTTATATAATGAGTCATACCGAAGATAGTTTAACAATGGGTCATAGATAGATAGAATAAAACAATCAAGATATAGAGAGCCTCTGCAACGTATCTTCACTAATCATTGATAAGACTAATATTGAGCaccaaataaatattcaaattattatataatcatcgacctataaattatgttatgttattataccgtaaatcttctaatagtaacccacactctaatattaacccccttctaataataacccaccttataagtcaatctataataataaccaactactctaatagtaacctatgggggttactattagaaacttatgaaaataaggagataatgcatgttgatctcgggagtggggAAGGATTGactgtttttgagtttataaaataaagttagagttcaaccaaatttgtttattcgtactgttttattattttgctatgagttgcttACCGGAAAAGTTAGGGGTGTGTTACTATTtccaggtgcctaatttaagattagtaatagtaacccactactctaatagtaaccccccttctaatagtaacccaccccctaaaaacaataaaaaaataataacccATGGTTACAATTTGAAGATTTACGTATTTACCGTACAAGTTCCACACTGCTCATTGCTGTCGTATAAAACATTATCATAATTTGGATATTCAAGTCAATTCTATCTGTACCATATTCAAGTATAAAACCATTCTTTTACCATATTGGATCTTGCTGTAGAGTGCTGTAACCCAGGACCGTTAAAATTCTAGTCCAGTCGTGACAGCCAAAACCTAAATGTAAAACTTCATAAATGCTAgactaaaaataattataatccaTGTTAAAAAATCAATTGTTTTAACCCTTTGAAGACGCGAGGTTTCTACCCCTAGTGACTGAGGCTAAATAAGGTATTTTTAATAGGTTTAGGAAAAATGCAAAATACTTTTTTATGACTGTAACTTTCATTGAAGGTTTTTTGTTACAATTTTTTGTTATAGAATATTCAAAAGATGAGCTTAAATCCAAACAATCTGATCATTGGCTTATGAAACAAGAAGAAACAGACACAAAggttaaatttcaaattaatattggCATTAGGCTAGAACTATTTTTACAATGATACAAGCACACGTAAAAATTGTTTACACTAGaacaaaatatagtatatgGTTAAAAGCAGAGATTGAAGGTTGAAAGACGgtttaacaaaagaaaaaaaagagtaaagaCGAGAGACCTCGGCAAAAAAGACGGGGTAATAGCTTACTTTCAGATGCTATGTCGGAAGGAGACAGAGAAGAAGATGGAGGAGAAAGAAAACATACCGCATTTGAATTATTACAAATTGAACCTTGACCTTGTCTTCATCAGCGATTGAACATTTTTTTGCTGACTTTGAacatcttatttattttatttatttcttttatgcTTTAACCTCAAAAGAGTGCCCATATACAactcataaaacaaaattacatacATAACCCACAAAAATAAAGCAAAAGTGACAACAGTGCTgtattatttaacatatgtaaggtgagtcccgtgttctctgaacgtaggggaatgagctgttaggagcgaattgtactaagcctcgggattatgtggtagggtggccagttcctttccacaacatatattttgttattttaaagatCACAAATAGAATGTTCAAgcttttaataattaaaaaaaaaatgtttttaggcTGCAAGTTTTGAAGAACGAGTCTCCAGACCTAGACGAGAaactcatttaaagaaaaatgaagaaaaatatCAACAATTTTCTGGTCCAGTTTGGAAAGGCAAAGGATATAAATTAGAGGTTGGCGATTAAAATTTGTATGTATATGTTATTCATAAACCAAATCAAGGCTTTTGTCAACCATTACATTGACAACTAACTTTTGCTATACAGCTTATTGTCTTTACTGACAAAACCGATGAACTATTTGAATTAATATTtctcaaaaatatatataaatccaaaggcaaattactgaaaaaattacaatgctgtgggtatcagtggctggatctcaatggagatacaaaaaaaaagcgaaaagctaaatcaaaacgataaagtaaaacagccagaaaagttagcagagctttcgggcaacactagcccttcatcaatgCAAGTGAAGGTACTTGGacaaagatagatagatagatatatacaggaataaaagaaataaaagaaaagaaaagaggCACAAGGCTGGTAAATAGAGAATGGAGATATTATTGAGTAGAAAACTAATAGCTtggtagatataaacaattttggaataaaactaaaaacagcttaaattgtggttaatattgaaacttaaatttaggtAGTCAATAGagtaattttaccgatctgggagtatgttccaaaaggttttgtggttttaagttgtaattcccagtggttttctttcTTGTCTTTGcaagttttgtcgctccattttacatcgtggtctattgcaataactcttaAATTtgcaatacaaaatatatatacatgcacatttgattatattaaatttaatttctgtGTATTAGGGAAAAAATACAGAAACCGTCACAAAGAGAAGAGGAAAAGGAAGCAGTAAAGATGCCATAGCAATGCGTAATTTGCCAGATTCTGCTTACCCTCCTCCAATGGAGTTGAATGAGGATGCTGCTAAAAATAAACCAGTtgttaaagaaaagaaaatggtAGGCAATTTccatatgtttttattaatagatTTAGTGATTACACTATTTGATCTTGGCATTAATAAAAACTAATGATTTTGTACCTTCTGGAACAGGTTGAATTTTGGcattgattatttttttcttagtGATTATGAGTGATTATGGttcattagtatttatttatacagaaaTATTGTACAGGGtagatcaataaataaaaacacagatggctaattaatatatacaaagaaaaaatatgggtgctttaattgattttgtttatattaaatgtagTGGTTATTATATTAAGTTACTTATTATAGTAAAATTGGtaaagatattgtattgttgtctgaattttaaaagatatacattacagtactttaattaaaagtattttaatttcagtattattttttttcccttttaaaTCACTTGTACTTTCATTTATATTGTAGtcaattaaatgtttattattagttgtgtactattatattattttgttgcaCATCCCTTGTGGATAGCTCTGTGGATAGTGCCTCTGTTAAAAAACAGatacaataaagttattattattattactattaagtAGGTTGAAACAAGAACAGCCTAGCAAGGCTAGACCAGGGACTGCGACAGGAGATTCTATCCTTTCTTTCGAAAAACAAGAGTATATAATGTGTTTGATATATATGAGAGTATCCATTAAGCTTAGTAGTATTCTGTAACCTGTTACTGGAGTAGTATTACATCCAATCTGTAATAGTatttacacacacacacaaaaatacCAATTAAAAGGGAAAGAAAaagatttttatattaattcttaaaaattattgttttaaacatttacttTCTTACCAGATCAAACTACCTGTTGAACCACCACCTGAGAGTGATTTACAAGTAAGCTTCTGATTAGGCCTCGAATAATTTGTGCAGAGTTGGGAAAAATGTTGTCAGAGAAAGAAAATTGGTGTAAAAATATTGGAATAAcacaaattttaaaagtttctATCATGATGGTATAGCAGcattttaaagtataatatGATGAAAGaatatgaaaattattttaactaCTACGAAGCAGAAAAAGAATtcaaagaaatacaaaatattattaatattattattattattatatcaatatttataaagcgtcaattcaaagaccgaggtacaaaatcaaaggcgctgggcatgttagtggtcgaaaaaatgagttttgagcaatttttttaaataaggcaaCAGAAGAGCAGTGTTTAATTTGTGGGAGGAGTGAATTCCAGAGTGTGGGTGCTGCAAAAGAAAACGATCTATGACCAAAGGTTTTAGTGGCTATGCGTGGAACAGAGAGTAAAAAATCATCAGATGATGTTAAAGTGTATTCTTTCTACCATTAAGATGATATCCAGGCTTACTTATCTTTTGTGTTTTATTGGCAGGCTGTAACAATCGCTCTGCGGGTTCCATTTGGTGAAAAAAGACGTCGAAGATTTTTAACATCAGCAACTATTCAGGTACAATGtttgtacatttttgtaaatatttaaaaaaaaaagaaaaaaaagtatgttaatatagatatataatattatagaggGGGTACTGCTCACCATGAAGTAGAAAAGCATATTATAGAGGGGGTCATacttattcaatatctaatgcaTATTTATATTCTTGTATAGGTtatttttgattggttgactGTTGAGGGCTACAACTCAGATATTTACACTATTAAAACAACATATCCAAGTAAAGACTTAAGTGACTCGAAAAACAAAACACTAGAGGAATTAGGGCTGTCGAAAGATGTGATATTAATAGTAGATGATAAAGATGTCTAGTGAACTCTCGCTCTCAAAACTGAACTGGTGACTCTGACTATCAAAGGCCAAACtggttttttaattatttggaGAGAGGGGATCACAAGAGGTAAAATGAGATAAGACTATAAAAAAAGAACTCTCTTGCCACTAAAAGCCCAATCATACCCCTCTACTCATTTAAGTTAAAATACTGACTTTTCTATTATAACTCTCATTAAATAGAAAAGTCAATCTTTCAATGaatgcaaatatttatttatttatttaacaaatacaaaacatatcCACCCTAGTACTAAACTCATTCCAAAAGGTAGTGCTCGAATTTTGGTTGCCTTAAACAGTTACAGTCTACACACACTACAGGTTAGTTCTGAGTTCTGAGAACAAAAGTTTATAAAAAGCTGAATGTGCAATAGTATCATTAAATATCACTTTTCCGTGTCATAGAACTAATACTAATGAATGTACGCCACCAAACAGATGGGTGTGTTATAAAAAACTCTGATCcttaaggtctgtctacactatcaaactagtttgacaaaaaaatgtgatgtgtccaaatatgatggtgatatacctaaatatgggagtgatatgacatcatcatgtccatatatgggcacatcacataaagttgatagtgtagactttaCCTCTGTATTCAAGAGTATTGGttctacaaataaaatgtttgaaactggagtaatcatgtaaataaaatcaCAACACAAGACAGGAATATCTTTATCAGGTTTAATTTTCATAAAGACTAAAAGCAACTTAAATCTACATAAATTATCAACCAAGGTTTAATTCTTTGAATGCATACTGTCTTTAAATAGTCTTTAATATGAAATACAGTAGAAGTAAGATTATTTTAATGCCAGTTTATATGCCTTTAAAACATGGTAGTTctgtacaatacaaatactgtattcATCACCAGGAGGTGTGACCTTTATTTTACAGTAGGTTGTGTACCCCTCGTGGGAACATCCAGCAGGGGTAGAGTTGTTCATATATGATACAAGGATAAGTGAGTGCCTTTTAGAGAACTACAAAGCATTTAAGTTATTAGTTAATGCAGCATTGACAAtggtttttagcattttcagattTGTTTTTTCTATTAATTTGCCATCTTATCATTATATGGATTACTtttttttgtagtattttagtgcatttaaatattcataacattgttctaatattaataattaaagaaCCAAACAGAATCAAATGTGGCATAGCATCTATTTTTTGGAATAACCTTACTCATACTATTTATAGTCATGacataaaacttttttttaataaaaaaagtatGGTACGGTAACTGAGCATTAACATCATGAATACCTGATAATTAGCACTTTGATTTACATTTAACTACAATGGTGAAGCacaacaaaacaatttaaaaaaacaaataacaaaatagtgCATACTTCCAGTGTGGATTTACATTATTGAAATAAGTATACTTAATTAAATTAACAGcattaatactaatttatttgatagtaaatagagaggcatatTCACATAGAAAGATCAGCATTGGCGTCATCCTGCATGCCTGCTTTAAAAACTAGAGGCATGTTCATATTGGTGCTGTTCTGCATGCCTGctttaaaaactatttatttgtttgaaacTACAAATTGACAAACATCATTAGATAGTTCTCCTGTACTATTTACAAACTTtataatgatatacagtatatatatttatttttttctgattaGTCTTTCTATTTAATCTTAAATGCATATTTTGGTTTAACTTAACAGATTTGGTAGGAATAAGCAAGGtgtaataataaacaagaatagaatacataaatattaaatatgaatatatggaaataaatgtgtgttttttttgtttccttgtgaaaataaatatatttgtcaTTTACTGACAAACCAATCACAACCCAAAGAATGATCAAGTTGTCAAATAAGACAATAAATATAAGTATAGACACAAAAAAACTATATCAAGGTAGCAGTACTAAAAGTATAATAGAAGAGTGTTGTATCTGCATAAAGCTATATAATAAACTGCATAATTTAACATACTTGATTTGTGCCTGATTTACAGTACATATGGTCACATATGAATGTTATACTATAACTCAGTATTAACATTTACATCACTCCATAATTTAATAGCAATTAATTAACATGACAATTGAGTCATGTTAAAGTAATAGGATAACATTGATACAAATTAAATATGTGTACAAGAAAATAAGTGCACTGTTACTATTACATTTCAACAAGTTCTTCTTTGTTATGTGAACACAGACCTATAAAAACACTGACAAGTTGATACAGTATTGTATGAAACCATTGGTAAAGTTCACTGCCAACTATACAAGTTGTACTCAAGTTATATTAATTCCATAAATACATGTGTAGTCTTAAGTAACACCATATGAAATAAATGGCAATGACTTATTCATTTTTCAGATTCACATACATCTACTTTCACTGAGAAAATGTCCATTATTGTATGAAGCCAGTGACTGTCAGATAACAACACTACAtgcaaaaaaaagtgatattcCACAGACCAGTAGAATAGTCTTGAATAACACCATatgaactgaaaaaaaatgtttaccacCAGGCAGGTAATACTTTCATATAAACACCAGACCTCACTACAACACCAAGAAGTTTGATCCATCCTTGTATGATGCCTTTATAAATTACATGGAGACTATTAAAACAACAAGATATTCCATGTCttagctctttctacactatcaaactgtgatgtgcccaaatatggtagtgatatgacatcatcgtgtccacaTGAACATatgaacacatcacatttttttgtcacatttgatagtgtaaacagagctttagtcataAAGGACACCACATACATGTATACCACACAACAAATTCACATATTAGCCACATGTAGATCCAGTGATAAATGAAGTCATTGGGTTTGAAATGCTTAAATACTTAAccaattcaatttttaaatacaacacAAACAACCAATCTGTGGGAATAacacttaattttaaaataaaattacaaaaataaatataaaataattttagctCCTGGACTTTCCTAAAGCATAACATTAAtacctaaaataaaacaactaaaaatgtcagtcataataaaaataatgatctGAACTCAGGCTGAAATGAAAATACTTATTATCTACATCTATTAACTTTTTACagcaaaaacaagaaaataatcaaatataattAAAACCAAACTGTTCACTCATAATTGTCTTGAGTTGATTCAATGAATTTATGTCATGTCACTAGCAAATATAAGTGGGCACTGATATGAATTACACAGCAATAATGGTAGAATTCAAGTAGCATGAACCAATAAACTAAGTCCTTAGTGACTGCTATGTGttgttattatttcatttttagtttTTGATATAAGTACATGGTTTATATTCATACTTAGTTGACATATTTGTAATGAGCAATTTGTTTATGACCAGCAGTAAGCAAACAGCAAAGGATGATTATTTTGTATggataaataatgaattttttacttgctgtatttttaatattttactcaATTTTTCGTGAATAGAATTAGCTTGTCTATCCTAGTGCcaactttattttcagaatcGATGTATATTTGATACATAATTTTCGAAATTCACAAGCTGCTTACAATTTTTCAATCTATCATTTTGATTCGTGTAATAGTTGGAACTACATCATTCAGTCTGTTGATTACTTTCCCAACAATCTTTCGATAAGTTCTTGTAAGGGCGCAAGCTCTTTGCGATCAATTAGGTTGAACTCCtggacaaaaaaaataaaatgtttgaatgaTGTGTTTAGATGAGCTTCCTCTTTGAGTCCTACTACCTCCTGGAAATGCTGATGATAGATGTGTGCATACACTCGAAACAGACGCTTCAGTATTGTTTTGGCAATTGTCAGAAAATTCTTTGGAAATGGCACTCCTGTgagatacaaaaaaagtgttttaGTTCAAGACACATTGTTATTTGGACGGGGCACCAACATACTGAACAGTGTTCTCCCGAAGCAGGTTTTGCCAGCAAGATTTGCCAGTTTAAATTTCACACTATAGGCATTTTAAGATACTTCACACTCACGTCATATTGCGaattttggacaaaaagtgttttgagagcgcttttgatttaaacattagcGCGAGCCTATCTTTACCGCTGAGAATTGTATTGAGAAACCCGAAGACTTCACGCGAGCGAGGCGAACTGACTAAGAACATTATTACTATAGATTTTCACTTCATACACGCTTATTATTGAACAATAGTTAGTATAAATATCTGCTAGTTAATTAGAGACATTCGATGTTACTAAGAATACTAAAGAAATtacttataatacaaatttaaaagatttataacgattctagtttaggtaacattcgcccattaacaatgaaaacaaacaaatcctgcgtaggaaatcgcggaactctaaaaactttgttttaatatcacgctaaaattgtttccgaatttttaaatacatatttgtaaatattatgttaaatttcaatatctttacttttaatcctcaaaaaatcaaaatgttgatattttttaaaagaattttatgatcatttgaaATCGGGTATTTTTACTATCGATCGCGCTCCGCCGGTGCCCGAGTAGGTGTGTACGCGTCGCTTTTGCAGGCTCTATTCCCAGTAGCGAGTTTCGGTCGCGCTAACATAAGCAATGTTTTCTACATGTACATGCATTAggggtaaattatgtttaattgtttttaccgcataacaaaattcccaaatttatttcttttcttgcctAACCGTTTCTGTCACCCTAAAATCAAATGCTTTAACTGCATAATTTTAAgcgacaataacatacaaataggcctactataatttgatcacttctgcgcaatactttaaagttgttgtatacaattattttaagaatataaataaaaaaacacagaaactaataaaatggcaactaattgaaaagtcaaactcatttatttcatcaattaaatatttgaaaaaaatcaaatcaagtaaggtactgctgtgtaggccttaaatatgattactgtatttttttagttttaatttgtataatggcctaggcctaataatatagtactaacaacatgtttatttctaaaggcaagtataacaaacagctttatttatttaccttcaatattaaatctatgagaaacctcaattatgagaatcatttaaatttctgtcaccgtacatttcattataatgaaaacctttaatttaaaagacatttaattaataagagctggtcacattttttttaatgtcaacaTGCTGTCCATAAATAGCCGCTTTCTCAAGTGatgcaaatgttttctggagtcagatcctataaaaaatatagaaatataaaaagtatgttaatttaaatatgtatttgaaagatgggctagaggtataggcctactgcatgataaattaggctgaaaaacctagcatgtggtcctaggcctactacaaggcCTAGCTTGATGTTTTTTATCCCATAAAAcgtttgaatttaatacaagtacaaaatctaatttatatagagttgtaaagtgtggtacattcagtacattaattaaaataaatgagaatggggcctaatattaataaataaacatgtaaaaaaattgGCCTAAACGACTACGTGTGTATCTTATACGCATTGATTAACACGCAGTACGCGTTGGACCATCAAGGCTAG contains:
- the LOC140052037 gene encoding UBX domain-containing protein 8-like isoform X1, producing the protein MAAPKKGSGDGLFLFSSIFFIMAIFVYFNFDKSRIFTVTTKFVLLLGFLTFLVHLFKKIKPKLMPVPDIKSKYSKDELKSKQSDHWLMKQEETDTKAASFEERVSRPRRETHLKKNEEKYQQFSGPVWKGKGYKLEGKNTETVTKRRGKGSSKDAIAMRNLPDSAYPPPMELNEDAAKNKPVVKEKKMIKLPVEPPPESDLQAVTIALRVPFGEKRRRRFLTSATIQVIFDWLTVEGYNSDIYTIKTTYPSKDLSDSKNKTLEELGLSKDVILIVDDKDV
- the LOC140052037 gene encoding UBX domain-containing protein 8-like isoform X2, encoding MPVPDIKSKYSKDELKSKQSDHWLMKQEETDTKAASFEERVSRPRRETHLKKNEEKYQQFSGPVWKGKGYKLEGKNTETVTKRRGKGSSKDAIAMRNLPDSAYPPPMELNEDAAKNKPVVKEKKMIKLPVEPPPESDLQAVTIALRVPFGEKRRRRFLTSATIQVIFDWLTVEGYNSDIYTIKTTYPSKDLSDSKNKTLEELGLSKDVILIVDDKDV